A DNA window from Drosophila pseudoobscura strain MV-25-SWS-2005 chromosome 2, UCI_Dpse_MV25, whole genome shotgun sequence contains the following coding sequences:
- the UQCR-C1 gene encoding mitochondrial-processing peptidase subunit beta, translating to MALRVLGVTQNMRSFLRGVDLIKRSKSTATLQKTLLNIPATQVTKLDNGLRVASEDSGAATATVGLWIDAGSRSENERNNGVAHFLEHMAFKGTAKRSQTDLELEVENLGAHLNAYTSREQTVFYAKCLSKDVPKAVEILADIIQNSKLEEEKIARERSVILREMQEIESNLQEVVFDHLHATAYQGTPLGQTILGPTKNIQSIGKSDLTDYIQTHYKASRIVLAAAGGVKHEDLVQLAGSSLGRLEASTLPPEITPCRFTGSEVRVRDDSLPLAHVAVAVEGCGWTDQDNIPLMVANTLVGAWDRSQGGGANNASNLARASAEDNLCHSFQSFNTCYKDTGLWGIYFVCDPLQCEDMIFNIQTEWMRLCTMVTEAEVERAKNLLKTNMLLQLDGTTPICEDIGRQILCYNRRIPLHELEQRINNVSVSNVRDVAMKYIYDRCPAVAAVGPVENLPDYNRIRSSMYWLRV from the exons ATGGCGTTGCGTGTTCTTGGAGTAACGCAGAATATGCGCTCATTCTTGCGAGGCGTTGACCTCATCAAG CGCTCTAAGTCGACTGCCACCCTGCAGAAGACTCTGCTGAACATACCCGCCACCCAGGTGACCAAGCTGGACAATGGTCTGCGCGTCGCTAGCGAGGATTCTGGcgcagccaccgccaccgtcgGTCTCTGGATCGATGCTGGTTCCCGTTCCGAGAACGAGAGGAACAATGGCGTGGCTCACTTCCTGGAGCACATGGCCTTCAAG GGCACCGCCAAGCGCTCCCAGACCgacctggagctggaggttGAGAACCTGGGCGCCCATCTGAATGCCTACACGTCTCGCGAGCAGACCGTCTTCTACGCCAAGTGCTTGTCTAAGGACGTACCGAAGGCCGTTGAAATTCTGGCCGACATTATCCAAAACTCCAAGCTGGAAGAGGAGAAGATTGCCCGCGAGCGTTCGGTCATCCTGCGCGAGATGCAAGAGATTGAGAGCAACCTCCAGGAGGTGGTGTTCGATCACTTGCATGCCACCGCCTACCAGGGCACCCCGTTGGGTCAGACCATCCTTGGCCCCACCAAGAACATTCA GTCCATTGGCAAATCCGACTTGACCGACTACATCCAGACCCACTACAAGGCCTCTCGCATTGTCCTGGCCGCCGCCGGCGGTGTGAAGCATGAGGATTTGGTCCAACTGGCCGGCTCGAGCCTGGGCCGCCTGGAGGCTAGCACGCTGCCACCAGAGATCACTCCCTGCCGTTTCACCGGCTCTGAGGTCCGTGTGCGCGACGATTCCCTTCCCCTAGCCCATGTGGCTGTCGCCGTTGAGGGTTGCGGCTGGACCGATCAGGACAACATCCCATTGATGGTGGCCAACACCTTGGTGGGTGCCTGGGATCGCTCTCAGGGCGGTGGAGCCAACAATGCCTCCAACCTGGCCCGTGCCAGCGCCGAGGACA ACCTGTGCCACAGCTTCCAGTCGTTCAACACCTGCTACAAGGACACCGGTCTTTGGGGCATTTACTTCGTGTGCGATCCTCTGCAGTGTGAG GACATGATCTTCAACATTCagacggagtggatgcgtctCTGCACCATGGTCACCGAGGCCGAGGTGGAGCGCGCCAAGAACTTGCTGAAGaccaacatgctgctgcagctggacgGAACCACCCCCATCTGCGAGGACATTGGCCGCCAGATTCTGTGCTACAACCGCCGCATCCCATTGCACGAGCTGGAGCAGCGCATCAACAATGTCAGTGTGTCGAATGTGCGCGATGTGGCCATGAAGTATATCTACGACAGATGCCCTGCCGTCGCCGCTGTGGGACCCGTCGAGAACCTGCCCGACTACAACAGAATTCGCTCCTCCATGTACTGGTTGAGGGTCTAA
- the LOC6897026 gene encoding GPALPP motifs-containing protein 1, translating to MSSDDCSSDSSSSSEELQRKRKHKKSSKDVDKSKKKKSKKHKKEKRRHKEKKRSRREEQQQPQSPPQPAPKPTVSVSLPPAEDQEGAFGAPLPPHLRKEVKTEPPQMIGPILPSDFPKAASPSAADPSPEENADDDDDMSGTFGPMPNATQVELEERALALKLSVLQGGGLGPSTNDKDGREEWMLELPEVGLKGGLAALNNLKRTFYQGKERPDFSDRSDWTKTPQSAAAAAIAGPKPCSSKELEQIAQAKYVQQRDDEQESMAKKHKKKHKRDESLVALHQKKLRKEQKEKEKELAAAGLKAERRPFSRDVDLKLNKIDSNQTKQIVDKAKILNSKFSRGQSKYL from the exons ATGTCCAGCGATgactgcagcagcgacagcagcagttCCAGCGAGGAGCTGCAGCGAAAGCGGAAGCACAAGAAGTCCAGCAAGGATGTGGACAAGTCCAAGAAGAAAAAGTCGAAGAAGCACAAAAAGGAGAAGCGCCGGCACAAGGAGAAGAAGCGCAGCAGgcgggaggagcagcagcagccgcagtcgcCGCCGCAGCCTGCGCCAAAGCCAACAGTCTCTGTAAGTCTACCGCCTGCTGAAGATCAAGAGGGTGCCTTCGGTGCCCCTCTGCCGCCGCATCTGCGGAAGGAGGTGAAGACTGAACCGCCCCAGATGATAGGTCCCATCCTGCCCAGCGACTTTCCCAAGGCAGCCTCGCCATCTGCGGCTGACCCTTCACCAGAAGAGAATGcggatgacgatgatgacatGAGTGGAACTTTTGGCCCCATGCCGAATGCCACCCAAGTGGAGCTCGAGGAGCGGGCGCTGGCCCTGAAACTGTCCGTCCTGCAGGGCGGCGGTCTGGGCCCCTCCACAAATGACAAGGACGGGCGCGAGGAGTGGATGCTGGAGCTGCCTGAAGTGGGCCTGAAGGGTGGCCTGGCAGCTCTCAACAACCTGAAGCGTACCTTTTACCAGGGCAAAGAACGGCCCGATTTCAGCGACCGTTCTGACTGGACAAAGACGCCGCAGAgtgcggcagcagcggccatCGCTGGGCCCAAGCCTTGCAGCTccaaggagctggagcagatCGCCCAGGCCAAGTATGTGCAGCAGCGGGATGACGAACAGGAAAGCATGGCCAAGAAGCATAAGAAGAAACACAAGCGAGACGAGTCCCTGGTGGCGCTGCACCAAAAGAAGCTTCGCAAGGAGCAAAAAGAGAAG GAGAAAGAACTGGCTGCCGCCGGCTTGAAGGCCGAGCGTCGTCCCTTTAGTCGCGACGTGGACCTGAAGCTCAACAAGATTGACTCCAATCAAACCAAACAGATTGTGGACAAGGCCAAGATACTGAACAGCAAGTTCTCCCGGGGACAGTCGAAGTATCTCTGA
- the LOC4801067 gene encoding glycosaminoglycan xylosylkinase homolog, whose amino-acid sequence MNKRTVIIVGIIASLLGLVLGANFYFMYYLNIEEGHLASVRALENMIRHKMRHLHPAYLNRNPRFFMFRNKLLKNYKMAPYENASVLWDIANWWPHENEIYPLYDSSMGHLLETLRKEPITRVSNLARGTQLKLLTRLSNQQKVIFKPQWYPRDEIIEGAVYSGKDRHTAEVYAFYLGAVLDLRWTPIVVGRVVNLKTEIYAMGDQELQNTINIEVDDDGNETYCLYGKCHYCNEEETVCGDEKHNIEGVFIYIVPGTLAKRRSPWQRTYKEDRRAPWEDDMTYCKSLKNKMETIRLLDLIDVAIFDYLIQNGDRHHYETREERVVLIDNGKAFGNPNKDHLDILAPLYQCCLLRKSTWDRLQVFSGGVLTEIVDRLSKQDALYPLITDKHKRGVERRLLVVYAVVEYCMDLEGDKMFKTL is encoded by the exons ATGAACAAACGCACCGTCATCATAGTGGGCATTATTGCCAGCCTGCTGGGTCTGGTGCTGGGTGCGAACTTCTACTTCATGTACTACCTGAACATCGAGGAGGGCCACCTGGCCAGCGTCCGGGCACTGGAGAACATGATCCGGCACAAGATGCGACACCTCCATCCGGCCTACCTCAACCGCAATCCGCGCTTCTTTATGTTCCGCAACAAACTCCTCAAAAACTACAAGATGGCCCCCTACGAGAATGCCAGCGTGCTCTGGGACATTGCCAATTGG TGGCCGCATGAGAACGAGATCTACCCGCTGTATGACTCCTCGATGGGCCACCTGTTGGAGACCCTGCGCAAGGAGCCCATCACTCGAGTGAGCAATCTGGCGCGCGGCACTCAGCTGAAGCTCCTCACGCGGCTCTCCAACCAGCAGAAGGTCATCTTCAAGCCGCAATGGTATCCCCGTGACGAGATCATCGAGGGTGCCGTCTACAGCGGTAAGGACCGGCACACGGCCGAGGTATACGCCTTCTATCTGGGAGCTGTGCTCGATCTGCGTTGGACGCCGATCGTGGTTGGGCGCGTGGTCAATTTGAAGACTGAAATCTATGCCATGGGCGACCAGGAGCTGCAGAATACCATCAACATCGAGGTGGACGATGATGGTAATGAGACCTATTGCCTGTACGGCAAGTGCCACTACTGCAACGAGGAGGAGACCGTCTGCGGGGACGAGAAGCACAATATAGAGGGAGTATTCATCTACATTGTGCCCGGCACTCTGGCGAAACGACGTTCTCCGTGGCAGCGCACCTACAAGGAGGACAGACGAGCGCCCTGGGAGGATGACATGACGTACTGCAA ATCGCTCAAGAACAAAATGGAAACCATTCGCCTGCTGGACCTTATCGATGTAGCCATCTTTGACTATCTCATTCAGAACGGAGACCGCCATCACTACGAGACGCGGGAGGAGCGTGTGGTGCTCATCGACAATGGCAAGGCCTTCGGGAATCCCAACAAGGATCACCTGGACATCCTGGCTCCGCTCTACCAGTGCTGCCT TCTGCGCAAATCCACATGGGACCGCCTTCAGGTATTCTCCGGCGGCGTGTTGACGGAAATAGTCGATCGTTTGTCCAAGCAGGATGCCCTGTATCCCCTCATCACGGATAAGCATAAACGCGGCGTGGAACGCCGGCTGCTTGTGGTCTACGCCGTGGTGGAATACTGCATGGACCTGGAGGGtgacaaaatgttcaaaacGCTCTAA
- the LOC6897025 gene encoding phosphatidate cytidylyltransferase, mitochondrial, translated as MLDLYRRTVTRFPLGSVSYMFAYGSGVKQQVGYNEIGARPAPNSVIDLVFCVRDSLGFHAENMHRHPSHYSALRHLGPRFVAQYQERVGAGVYFNTLVPLQDVGLTIKYGVVSEDNLIEDLKHWRHLYLAGRLQKPVTDLVNPTDNPLLKSALDKNLLSALLVALLLLPEKFTAYELFLAIAGLSYKGDFRMIFGENKQKIHNIVTPQITEFFTLYQPSMSLLDKYVAVNMHGQEPGSRKPAILFEQDKSRLATSQHLRRMPKELRRRLQSNAASRGDFPEVVEHLSMSPLLPKVLQASVNDIVWRSSVTQSLKNIASAGVLKSLIYSYRKAQKTFAV; from the coding sequence ATGTTGGACCTATACAGGCGCACGGTGACGCGCTTCCCCCTGGGCAGCGTAAGCTATATGTTTGCCTACGGATCGGGCGTCAAGCAGCAGGTGGGCTACAACGAGATCGGCGCAAGGCCGGCCCCGAATAGCGTCATCGATCTGGTGTTTTGTGTGCGCGACTCGCTAGGCTTCCACGCGGAGAACATGCACCGCCATCCCAGCCACTATTCGGCGTTGAGGCACCTGGGTCCGCGGTTTGTGGCACAGTACCAGGAGCGGGTGGGTGCCGGTGTATACTTCAACACGCTGGTGCCGCTGCAGGACGTGGGGCTGACCATCAAGTACGGCGTGGTGTCGGAGGACAACCTGATCGAGGATCTGAAGCACTGGCGGCACCTGTATCTGGCCGGGCGGCTTCAGAAGCCGGTCACGGATCTCGTTAATCCCACAGACAATCCACTGCTGAAGTCCGCCCTCGACAAGAACCTGTTGTCGGCCCTCCTAgtggccctgctgctgctgcccgagAAGTTCACCGCCTACGAGCTGTTCCTGGCCATTGCCGGGCTCAGCTACAAGGGCGACTTCCGCATGATCTTCGGCGAGAACAAGCAAAAGATCCACAACATAGTGACGCCGCAGATAACCGAGTTCTTCACCCTCTACCAGCCGTCCATGAGTCTGCTGGACAAGTACGTGGCCGTCAACATGCACGGGCAGGAGCCGGGCTCCCGGAAGCCGGCCATTCTCTTCGAGCAGGACAAGTCGCGCCTGGCCACGTCGCAGCATTTGCGCCGCATGCCCAAGGAGCTGAGGCGACGTCTCCAGAGCAATGCCGCCAGCCGTGGAGACTTCCCCGAAGTGGTGGAGCATCTGTCTATGTCCCCGCTGCTGCCGAAGGTCCTGCAGGCCTCCGTCAACGACATCGTGTGGCGCAGCAGTGTGACGCAGTCGTTGAAGAACATCGCCAGTGCGGGAGTCTTAAAGTCGCTCATCTACAGCTACCGCAAGGCCCAGAAGACGTTTGCGGTTTAG
- the Dph2 gene encoding 2-(3-amino-3-carboxypropyl)histidine synthase subunit 2 produces the protein MTTSPTDTASASAFSSSDTAALERETEVQAEEQVTFEQIWNETHRKVSSGWIRQNSFKRICLQFPDDYLPHSNAISVSLKESLAPEDINVFIMADTTYGSCCVDEIAAAHVEADSVIHFGNACQSKASRLPVLYMYPWLFLDAPVMMEKLASALQTECREREVCVYLDIGYHHLRELLGGASSLYKQLNEALQPKELVLEVYPLAEDDADAAKQHPKAASERICIFVGSDNQRFANLSLTAPALQWYIFDGASGTLSSKNPLTAQYIRRRYFYIEKCKDAQTLGLIVATLTADGYLDVVARLQAMAKARGIKTQLISVGRINPAKLANFLEIDCFVLIGCPFNNMYNSKEYYKPIVSVFEAEMALNPAWHMKYPEAYVTDFKELLPEGRRFLAFDEQAVPEHDVSLVSGRMRGAANESLETAGDPASLAVATQAKMALMTTNTGLTFEDRTWQGLDPALGQTEPAELQPGLSGIPIKYSHQ, from the exons ATGACAACATCGCCAACAGAtactgcatctgcatctgcattttCCAGCTCGGACACAGCCGCCTTGGAGCGCGAGACTGAAGTGCAGGCCGAGGAACAAGTCACATTCGAACAAATCTGGAATGAAACGCACAGAAAAGTGAGCAGTGGATGGATACGACAGAATAGCTTCAAGAGG ATCTGCCTGCAATTCCCGGATGATTATTTGCCGCACAGCAATGCCATCAGCGTTAGCCTGAAGGAATCGCTGGCTCCAGAGGACATCAATGTGTTCATTATGGCAGACACCACATATGGCAGCTGTTGTGTGGACGAAATTGCAGCCGCCCACGTAGAGGCAGACAGTGTAATCCACTTTGGAAACGCCTGCCAGAGCAAGGCCAGTCGCTTGCCCGTGCTCTACATGTACCCATGGCTGTTCCTGGATGCGCCAGTGATGATGGAAAAGCTGGCCTCCGCCCTACAGACCGAGTGTAGGGAGCGTGAGGTGTGTGTTTACCTGGACATTGGCTATCACCATTTGCGCGAGCTGCTGGGCGGGGCAAGTAGTCTCTACAAACAGCTCAATGAGGCACTGCAGCCGAAAGAACTGGTTTTGGAAGTGTATCCTCTGGCCGAAGATGATGCGGATGCCGCCAAGCAGCACCCAAAGGCAGCCAGCGAGCGCATCTGCATCTTTGTGGGTTCCGATAACCAGCGCTTTGCCAATCTCTCCTTGACCGCGCCGGCCCTCCAATGGTACATCTTCGATGGAGCCTCCGGCACGCTCAGCTCGAAGAATCCCCTGACAGCGCAGTACATACGCAGGCGCTACTTCTACATCGAGAAGTGCAAGGATGCGCAGACCTTGGGCCTGATCGTGGCCACTCTGACAGCCGATGGATACCTGGATGTGGTCGCCCGCCTACAGGCCATGGCCAAGGCTCGGGGGATCAAGACACAGCTCATCTCCGTGGGTCGCATCAATCCGGCAAAGCTGGCCAACTTCCTGGAAATTGATTGCTTCGTGCTAATCGGCTGCCCCTTTAATAACATGTACAACTCCAAGGAATACTACAAGCCCATTGTCTCGGTCTTTGAGGCCGAGATGGCGCTGAACCCCGCCTGGCACATGAAGTATCCCGAGGCGTATGTGACCGATTTCAAAGAGCTGCTTCCCGAGGGACGCCGCTTCCTTGCCTTCGATGAGCAGGCGGTGCCCGAGCACGACGTCAGCTTGGTCAGCGGTCGCATGAGGGGTGCGGCCAATGAGTCGCTCGAGACGGCGGGCGACCCTGCCTCGTTGGCTGTGGCCACCCAAGCCAAAATGGCTCTGATGACCACCAATACGGGGCTGACGTTCGAGGACCGCACGTGGCAGGGACTGGACCCGGCTCTGGGACAGACGGAGCCAGCCGAGCTTCAACCAGGCCTCAGTGGCATTCCGATCAAGTACTCGCATCAATAA
- the CycC gene encoding cyclin-C → MAGNFWQSSHSQQWILDKQDLLRERQHDLLSLNEDEYQKVFIFFANVIQVLGEQLKLRQQVIATATVYFKRFYARNSLKNIDPLLLAPTCILLASKVEEFGVISNSRLISICQSAIKTKFSYAYTQEFPYRTNHILECEFYLLENLDCCLIVYQPYRPLLQLVQDMGQEDQLLTLSWRIVNDSLRTDVCLLYPPYQIAIACLQIACVILQKDSTKQWFAELNVDLDKVQEIVRAIVNLYEMWKDWKEKDEIQMLLSKIPKPKPPPQR, encoded by the exons ATGGCGGGAAACTTTTGGCAGAGCTCCCACTCGCAGCAGTGGATACTGGACAAGCAGGATTTGCTGAGGGAGCGGCAGCACGATTTGCTGTCTCTGAACGAGGACGAGTACCAGAAAGTGTTCATATTCTTCGCCAACGTGATCCAGGTGTTGGGCGAGCAGCTGAAGCTGCGCCAGCAGGTGATAGCCACTGCCACCGTGTACTTCAAGCGGTTCTATGCCAGGAATTCGCTGAAAAACATTGATCCGCTTCTATTGGCACCCACCTGCATACTGCTGGCCTCCAAAGTGGAGGAGTTCGGCGTCATATCCAATTCCCGGCTGATATCCATCTGCCAGTCGGCCATCAAGACCAAGTTCAGCTATGCCTACACGCAGGAGTTCCCCTACCGCACGAACCACATACTGGAGTGCGAGTTCTACCTGCTGGAGAATCTCGACTGCTGTCTGATAGTGTACCAGCCCTACCGACCACTGCTCCAGCTCGTGCAGGACATGGGCCAGGAGGACCAGTTGCTCACGCTCAGCTGGCGCATCGTCAACGACTCCCTGCGCACCGACGTCTGTCTACTCTACCCGCCCTATCAG ATTGCAATTGCCTGCCTGCAGATCGCTTGCGTTATACTCCAGAAGGACTCCACCAAGCAGTGGTTCGCAGAGCTGAACGTGGACCTCGACAAGGTCCAGGAGATCGTTCGGGCCATTGTCAATCTCTACGAGATGTGGAAGGACTGGAAGGAGAAGGATGAAATACAAATGTTGCTGTCCAAAATACCGAAACCCAAGCCGCCGCCACAGCGCTGA
- the Rrp6 gene encoding exosome component 10 has product MQRSLKRKQDDQAEDDQPEQPPKIESAPAPDSGIGDIKDFTKQAFKNVVAATRACNSFPQGTARSLYLGYPGYSRVIDDLSQRLMGLIGSVMQAEEIKGDIKKRHTEEQFEMVQECNDIIFERITTNLDIKAGQRRKPHMVLETQVDVMSPSTPAATAPAEFAKSETPKAGSWNRWPPTPQRNVLSARLFAAKNIMRPQMNFKTPVDNSDQNPFVPRLKEKPNSLKPLALLPEYDEAGNVHAYLHPYEFELMKLEPSAEQLQRQTPLLPAPPAATELMLVDSVEKLNQALEELRRAPHIAIDVEHHSYRTFMGITCLVQMSTRTKDYIFDSLALREEMHVLNLVLTDPKKVKILHGADQDIEWLQRDLSLYVVNMFDTHRAAKALNMARLSLAFLLKHYVDLDVDKSLQLADWRMRPLPQQLIDYARQDTHYLIYVYERMTNDLLQAEQGQSQALRTVYQLSTEVCKKRYTKPHVGPESHLDLVRKTKRSFDNRQLHALRGIFQWRDATARQEDESYGYVLPNHMMLQIAESLPREMQGILACCNPIPPLVRQQLHALHQIVLKAREQPLVKPILEARSQPQVLPPTSKDYGSKLYCPHDFTHLEETRDDLPTLLNRNASGKLQLPAVEEQPRDDVPLAVPAMTLFAKPTVSTPDEEMRLVHLRKESQVLRMPYKRYLAILPLMEQVKADQRARDSKELLKRRLCPPATPTEDIKLESSSGKVEAADDAVYSLPLKEQLKRKHKPDSDQHPSTSKRLKEGNIKPKPESAPVPVRGAVKNESITCISDEDDDVVEVPIQKKPIAQAAEAPSKRQQKRKQFQRFRGGKARGNHPQSSSQPVVQQPKPQGNNFDYKNVDFRQFQGGAQRARGTEIKQTIRGKNRPNNRNNKQFNKLFTFSNVKKDGKK; this is encoded by the exons ATGCAGCGTTCATTGAAAAGAAAACAGGATGATCAGGCGGAGGATGATCAGCCTGAGCAGCCGCCGAAAATAGAATCAGCGCCAGCACCAGACAGTGGCATTGGCGATATTAAAGATTTCACAAAG caAGCCTTTAAGAATGTGGTGGCCGCCACACGTGCCTGCAACTCCTTTCCACAGGGAACCGCCCGCTCCCTATATCTGGGCTATCCGGGGTATTCGCGTGTCATAGACGATCTGTCCCAGCGGCTAATGGGCCTCATAGGAAGCGTGATGCAGGCCGAAGAGATCAAGGGGGACATTAAAAA ACGCCACACGGAGGAACAGTTCGAAATGGTCCAGGAGTGCAACGATATAATCTTCGAGCGTATTACGACGAATCTGGACATCAAAGCTGGCCAGCGGAGGAAACCACACATGGTGCTGGAGACGCAGGTGGATGTTATGAGCCCCTCCACGCCAGCGGCGACGGCACCAGCAGAGTTCGCCAAGTCGGAAACCCCAAAGGCGGGAAGCTGGAACAGGTGGCCGCCCACGCCGCAGCGTAACGTGCTCTCCGCTCGCCTGTTCGCAGCCAAGAACATAATGCGGCCCCAGATGAATTTCAAGACGCCAGTGGACAACAGTGATCAAAATCCGTTTGTGCCACGCCTCAAGGAGAAGCCAAACTCCTTGAAGCCGCTGGCACTGCTGCCAGAGTACGACGAGGCGGGAAATGTACATGCCTATCTGCATCCGTACGAGTTTGAGCTGATGAAGCTGGAGCCGTCGGCGGAGCAGCTCCAGAGGCAGACGCCTCTGCTGCCTGCTCCGCCCGCGGCTACTGAGCTGATGCTCGTCGACAGTGTGGAAAAGTTGAACCAGGCCCTGGAAGAGCTGCGACGGGCGCCCCACATAGCCATCGATGTAGAGCACCACTCGTATCGCACATTCATGGGCATCACCTGCTTGGTGCAGATGTCCACCCGCACCAAGGACTACATATTCGACAGTCTCGCGCTGCGCGAGGAGATGCACGTCCTGAACCTGGTACTAACGGATCCAAAGAAGGTGAAGATCCTCCACGGCGCTGACCAGGACATCGAGTGGCTGCAGCGCGATCTTTCGCTGTACGTCGTCAACATGTTCGACACCCATCGGGCGGCTAAGGCCCTAAATATGGCTCGCCTGTCGCTGGCCTTTCTCCTCAAACACTACGTGGACCTGGACGTAGACAAGAGCCTCCAGCTGGCCGACTGGCGCATGCGGCCGCTGCCCCAGCAGCTTATCGACTACGCCCGCCAGGACACGCATTATTTGATTTACGTGTACGAGCGTATGACCAACGACCTGCTGCAGGCCGAGCAAGGACAGTCGCAGGCCCTGCGAACCGTCTACCAGCTGAGTACGGAAGTGTGCAAGAAGCGCTACACGAAACCCCACGTCGGACCCGAATCGCATCTTGATCTGGTGCGAAAAACGAAGCGGTCCTTCGACAACCGACAGCTGCACGCCTTGCGTGGCATTTTCCAGTGGCGGGATGCGACTGCGCGCCAAGAGGACGAAAGCTACGGCTATGTGCTGCCCAATCACATGATGCTCCAGATTGCCGAGAGCCTGCCCCGGGAGATGCAGGGGATTCTCGCCTGCTGCAATCCCATACCGCCGCTGGTGCGCCAGCAGCTGCACGCGCTCCACCAGATCGTGCTGAAGGCGCGCGAACAGCCGCTGGTTAAA CCCATTCTGGAAGCCCGCAGCCAACCGCAGGTCCTGCCACCCACCAGCAAGGACTACGGCAGCAAACTCTACTGTCCGCACGACTTCACGCACTTGGAGGAGACGCGCGATGACCTGCCCACGCTGCTCAACCGCAACGCGTCGGGaaagctgcagctgccagcGGTGGAGGAGCAACCCAGAGACGATGTCCCCCTGGCGGTGCCGGCCATGACCCTGTTCGCCAAGCCAACCGTTTCCACTCCGGACGAAGAGATGCGTCTGGTGCACTTGCGCAAGGAGAGCCAGGTGCTGCGCATGCCCTATAAACGCTACCTGGCCATCCTTCCGCTCATGGAGCAGGTGAAGGCCGACCAGCGGGCACGGGACAGCAAAGAACTGCTCAAGCGTCGTCTCTGCCCGCCAGCGACCCCGACAGAGGACATCAAATTGGAGTCCTCATCAGGTAAGGTCGAGGCGGCAGATGATGCCGTCTACAGCCTGCCGCTAAAGGAACAGCTGAAGCGTAAGCACAAACCCGACTCTGACCAGCATCCCAGCACCAGCAAGCGATTGAAGGAGGGGAACATCAAACCCAAGCCAGAGTcagcgccagtgccagtgcggGGAGCAGTGAAGAACGAGTCAATAACCTGCATCAGTGACGAGGACGACGATGTCGTAGAAGTTCCTATACAGAAAAAGCCCATAGCACAGGCAGCGGAAGCACCGAGCAAGCGCCAGCAGAAGCGTAAACAGTTCCAGCGATTCAGGGGGGGCAAGGCTCGCGGCAATCATCCCCAGAGCTCCAGTCAACCGGTGGTCCAGCAGCCCAAGCCACAGGGCAACAACTTTGACTACAAGAACGTGGACTTCCGGCAGTTCCAGGGCGGAGCACAACGAGCCCGTGGCACAGAGATCAAGCAGACAATACGCGGAAAG AATCGTCCCAACAATCGGAATAACAAGCAGTTTAACAAGCTTTTTACATTTAGTAATGTAAAGAAAGATGGCAAGAAATAG